The Cervus elaphus chromosome 20, mCerEla1.1, whole genome shotgun sequence genomic interval ggggcgggggctggggctgggaggcctCAGGCGGGTCGTGGTGGAAGCGGCGCGAGGTGGCCACTGCGGCCAAAAGGTTTGCCCCGGGGCACGGCGGGGCTGGCCTGAATCGTGCTTGGGCTGGAGGTGCAGGGTCCCGGGGCCTCTGTGGCAGCGCTGAGCAAGCGTAGGCTAAAAGGGTGGTGGGGTCGCCGGCGAGGAGATCGGCAGGTGGCGGGCggaggggaagaagaaaggcttccctgaccgggaatcgaacccgggccgcGGCGGTGAGAgcgccgaatcctaaccactagaccaccagggagcgtCGGGGTTCGGCCCTCGCCTGCTCCTGCCGAACCCAGCGCCTccgggccgcccgcccgcccgcccgcccgcccgcgccaCCGTGGTGCCCACACTCGGCCTTGGCAAGGCAAGTCCAGCCGCCCGCCGGCCCTGTCAGTCCGCCTGCCCTGGCGGGCCGTCTTGCTCTCAGCAGCCTCAAAACACTGCGCGCGCCACCGGCTTCTCGCACACACGCCAAAAGCCGCGCGCCAGCTGCCtggctccctgctcccagctctctCTGCCCCGAACGCCCCAGCCGGGAGGGCGGCGGAGCTCAGCAAAAGGTCGGCCTGCTGCGttggccgggaatcgaacccgggtcaactgcttggaaggcagctatgctcaccactataccaccaacgcTGCTCAGCCCGGGCCGCCGCCAGACGCCGGCCCCGGGCTCGCCCCAGCACACTctcgccgcagccgccgccgcatcCCTGCCCCGACGCCCCGTCAGCGGGAGGCTCTGCGCCGCCGCCGGCGCCACCAGCAGCCCACCAGCAACCCCATCCGCGCCAGCTCTACGCAGCGGCCGGGGTCCACCGGCCCCACCGCCCCGGGGCGGCGCTCCCGCGGCCTTGCGGCCCCCCGGCCGTTCGCTCCCCGCCGCGGCCCGCGAACGCCTCCGCCCTCACCCCCGGGGGGCAACGCGGGGCACGCGGCTTCCAGCAGCCAGCTGGCCAAAGCCCTTCTCCACCGTGCGCTGGGCGAGGCCACTTCCCACGACGACAGGGGGACACGGGAGCCAGCCGCCTGCAGGCGTCACGGCGCTCTGCCGCGCCGCGGGGGCGTCGCGAGCCTAGGAGCCCACTGAGGCAGCCCCTGTGGGCGGGCGGGCCGCAAGATCCGGCTATGGTCGGGCAAGGCCGTGGGGTGGCCAAGGAGGCCGTCGCTCCGCCGTGGCGACCGAGCGCCCGGCGACGACAGAGGGCTCAGGCTGGAGGGCTGCACCGGTAGAGGCGGTCGGCGGTGGCCAGGCGCCTGGTCCAAAGGCGGACGGAGGAGACGAAGGGCCCTTGGGGGCCAGGCGGCAGGACAGAGAGCCACCGCGGCCACCAAAAAGGCTGTGTTGCCTCCCCGTCGgggaatcgaaccccggtctcccgcgtgACAGGCGGGGATACTCACCACTATACTAACGAGGACGGCGGCGACCGCCCTGCCGCCCGGCCCCTCTCGGGCTCTCGGGCTGCCTGCCCACGCCTCCCCCGTGCCCAGCACGGGCCCCGACCCGACCGCCCACCAAACCAACCGCCTCGGTCACAGAGGCGGCCCGCGACCCCGACACGGACCCGGACCCCCCGGGGCACTGGACACTCCTCGTGCGCGCCGCCTCTTGCCTCCAACGCGGCCATTCCGCCGGGAGAAGGGGGTCCGAGAAGGCAAGCGAGGCTGCGAGGACACGGTGGGCGCGCGCCGGCCCGCGTCTGGCGAGGAGGGGCGCGGGTGAGGAGGGGACGGCCCGCCAAGGGCCGGGCTGGGTCCGGGGCGCGACCGGCGGCGCAGCCAGGCGCCTCGGCCGGCCCCGTCGCTCACCCACGCCAGACGGCCGCCTGCCTGCCTGGCGCGGCGCACCGCGCGGCCCGCCACGGGCGCCGGGGCTCGCGCCGCGTCGGGTCTCAGCCAGGCGAGCGGCCACGCGCCCGCCCAGGCCCGCCGTCAGGATGGCCGAGCGGTCTAAGGCGCTGCGTTCAGGTCGCAGTCTCCCCTGGAGgcgtgggttcgaatcccacTCCTGACAAGCCAGCCTTTTGGCCCGCCGGACAAACGCACCCGTCCTCCCCGCGCCACAGCCTTTCTCCACACacgcccgccccccgccaccaggAACCTTCAGTCCTTCTCAGCGCAGCTTTCCTCCCCAGGTGTCtgcggctgcagctgctgcttttcCGGCCTCCCCGCCTGCGCCTCGCGCACCCTCGCCCACCCTCCCACTCGCaaggccccaccccgccccacccccgtcgGCGCCGACGCACGCGGCCCCGCGCCGGGTGGCGAGCCCTCCTCGCTTCGCGGGCGCCGCGACTTCTGCCTGCTGAACGGCCAAGTCGCTCTCGCAGCCTTGCTTCCACGTCCGCCCCCGGCCGCTCCCCCTCCGCCCGGCACCCTGTCGTCCGCGCCCGCGCCGCCGGCCCGCCTGCGCCACCCAGCCACACCCAGGCGGCCGAGCCCCCCCGCCTTGCCCGCCAGGGGGCTGCTGCGTGCCCTCCACGCTTCTCCGCCTTGCGGCCTCGGCCGGGCCACACCTGCCTGCCTCCCGCCCGGGACGCGCGCCACGCACCCTTGCTGCGGGCCGGCGAACACCGGCCTTCCGTGCACgaacccgtcccgggaagggcgcTCGGCTGGGGTGGGAGCGGAAGCCCTGCGTGCCCGTCCAGCCCAGCCACAGGCGCCCAGCCCGCGCCCCGGCCCTCGGCGCCACCGCGCCCGTTCCCGGGGGAAGGGGGGGCGGGGAAGCCGCCGCCCGGGCCGGAGCCAAGcgcggcctggcgtgctccctGCCTCAGCCGGCAGTCCCCGAGCCAGGAGCCGCTCTGCCCAAGGgcccctcctcaccaccaccaccacccaccctgtCAGAGCGGAGCGCCCGCGAGCGCCGTCGGCCAGAGCGCAGGAGCCAGGCTCACAACGCCTTTGGGTCCTCGGGCCTGAGCGCAGctcggggcggcggcgggggcgcccCGGGGAGTCGCGCTCCCGCGCTCGCGAGCACCCAGCACAGGCCGAGCCCGGGGTCCCGGCCCCCGCCCGCAATGGCACGCTCCATCCCGCCCCTGCCGGAAAGCCAGCCCGCCAGAGGGGTTTTGGGTCGGGACCCGGCAGGTCGCTGAGAGGAACGTCGGCGCGCGGCCGCGGCGACCACGCAGCGCCTGCCCGCGCCTGGGATTCCGGCGCCGGGAAGACGGCGTCGGCTCCTGGCCCCCTCGGGCGACACCGACAGCGTCGCGGCGGCCGTGGTCGGCGCAGAAGGCGCGGGACCGGCCGAGTGGGCCGGCGGCCCGCCGCCCCGGGGTCCCTCCGAGAGCGCCGCGCCCTGGGGTCCTGCACGTGCCCGGACCCTGGCTTTGAGGTCGGCCGCCCGTCGTCTCCTGCTCGGATGGAGCAGACAGATGCCCACTGGGCGAGCGGTGAGCAGTGACGGGCGGGTGTTGGCCAGCGCCTCTGGGGCGGCGTCGGGCGGCGGCGGCCACCGGTgcatgggtggttcagtggtagaattctcgcctgccacgcgggaggcccgggttcgattcccggcccATGCAACCCCAGCGTCCCCTTTTGGTCCCGCACTGCAGTCCCAGAGCCGAGCTAGGTCTGCCCGCTCCAAGGCGCTCAAGGGAGCGCTCCTGCAACCGCTGGCTGCTACCTGCCGCCCGCTGCCTCTCCCACGCAGCTGCCCAcgacccctcccgcccccacacACGGCC includes:
- the LOC122678363 gene encoding basic proline-rich protein-like, coding for MVGQGRGVAKEAVAPPWRPSARRRQRAQAGGLHRTGPDPTAHQTNRLGHRGGPRPRHGPGPPGALDTPRARRLLPPTRPFRREKGVREGKRGCEDTVGARRPASGEEGRGRPPACLARRTARPATGAGARAASGLSQASGHAPAQARPFLHTRPPPATRNLQSFSAQLSSPGVCGCSCCFSGLPACASRTLAHPPTRKAPPRPTPVGADARGPAPGGEPSSLRGRRDFCLLNGQVALAALLPRPPPAAPPPPGTLSSAPAPPARLRHPATPRRPSPPALPARGLLRALHASPPCGLGRATPACLPPGTRATHPCCGPANTGLPCTNPSREGRSAGVGAEALRARPAQPQAPSPRPGPRRHRARSRGKGGRGSRRPGRSQARPGVLPASAGSPRARSRSAQGPLLTTTTTHPVRAERPRAPSARAQEPGSQRLWVLGPERSSGRRRGRPGESRSRAREHPAQAEPGVPAPARNGTLHPAPAGKPARQRGFGSGPGRSLRGTSARGRGDHAAPARAWDSGAGKTASAPGPLGRHRQRRGGRGRRRRRGTGRVGRRPAAPGSLRERRALGSCTCPDPGFEVGRPSSPARMEQTDAHWASGAQGSAPATAGCYLPPAASPTQLPTTPPAPTHGPAAKPLWPQALRAQPPVCPDTSLVVAGFLTRTQAVAHGLRWKAHPTSGSRRPHLFTFPNVCLQAPWLTLATLRESITLPSALLRQ